In a genomic window of Accipiter gentilis chromosome 23, bAccGen1.1, whole genome shotgun sequence:
- the LMOD3 gene encoding leiomodin-3 isoform X2: protein MSELNQNADEEVCPEDIDEDEILANLSPEELKELQCEMEVMAPDPEVPTGMIQRDQTEKPPTGSFDHRSLVDYLYWQKASRRMLEDERVPVTLLPSERSAAEETEGKASGSGQAAGGRVPGAEGKERHYKNEHLSNSGTQFGETKKDGSHKEREEEEEDEKEEAEEEEDEEGEEEDEGEDETELETKETYTNENRHSDQTSKKPGTESGESIEKPNENEKKISKLNIPKKLALDTSFMKLSARPSGNQTNLEESLEKVRKNNPDVKELNLNNIENIPKEMLIDFVNAMKKNKNVKTFSLANVGADDNVAFALANMLRENRSITTLNIDSNCISGKGIVAIVRCLQYNETLTELRFHNQRSMLGHQAEMEIARLLKANPTLLKMGYHFELPGPRMVVTNLLSRNLDKQRQKRQEEQRQQQMKEQRELIAMLENGLGLPPGMWEMLGGPLPQPRMHEPPQAPKRPVPAAVSLSKRQESTRQPAPKQPVSFRVVKLKKTQRKPAVPEYVEPPEKTNLKDVIKTLKPIPRRRPPPLVEITPRDQLLNDIRQSNVAYLKPVPLPKQLE from the exons ATGTCTGAACTCAACCAAAACGCTGATGAAGAAGTGTGTCCTGAGGACATCGATGAAGATGAAATCCTGGCAAACCTGTCCCCCGAGGAGCTAAAGGAGCTGCAGTGTGAGATGGAAGTCATGGCCCCAGACCCCGAAGTCCCAACTGGGATGATACAGAGGGACCAGACGGAGAAACCTCCCACGGGGAGCTTCGACCACAGGTCCCTGGTTGACTACCTGTACTGGCAGAAGGCATCCAGACGCATGCTCGAGGACGAGAGAGTTCCCGTCACCCTCTTGCCCTCTGAG AGAAGCGCTGCGGAGGAGACGGAAGGAAAGGCCAGCGGCAGCGGCCAGGCAGCCGGCGGGAGGGTGCcaggagcagagggaaaagagagacatTACAAAAATGAGCACTTGTCCAACTCAGGAACGCAATTTGGGGAGACAAAGAAAGATGGAAGTCataaggagagagaggaggaggaggaggatgagaaagaagaagcagaggaggaagaggatgaagagggggaggaagaggatgaaggggAAGATGAGACTGAATTGGAAACAAAGGAGACTTACACCAACGAGAACCGTCACAGTGATCAGACAAGTAAGAAACCAGGTACGGAATCAGGAGAAAGCATAGAAAAGCCAAacgaaaatgaaaagaaaatatcaaaattaaACATCCCCAAAAAGTTAGCACTGGATACCAGCTTCATGAAGCTAAGTGCCAGGCCTTCAGGAAATCAAACCAATTTAGAAGAGAGTTTGGAGAAAGTCCGAAAAAACAACCCAGACGTGAAAGAGCTCAACCTGAACAACATAGAAAACATCCCCAAAGAAATGCTGATAGACTTTGTCAATGCCATGAAAAAGAATAAGAACGTAAAAACGTTCAGCTTGGCCAACGTGGGGGCCGACGACAACGTGGCGTTCGCCCTGGCCAACATGCTGCGGGAGAACAGGAGCATCACGACGTTGAACATCGATTCCAATTGCATCTCCGGGAAAGGGATCGTTGCCATCGTGAGGTGCCTGCAGTACAACGAGACGCTGACGGAGCTCCGCTTCCACAACCAGCGGAGCATGCTGGGCCACCAGGCAGAAATGGAGATCGCCAGGCTGCTGAAAGCCAACCCCACCCTCCTTAAAATGGGGTACCACTTCGAGCTGCCGGGGCCCAGGATGGTGGTGACCAACCTGCTCAGCAGAAACCTGGACAAGCAGAGGCAaaagaggcaggaggagcagaggcagcagcaaatGAAGGAGCAGAGGGAGTTGATAGCGATGCTGGAAAACGGACTTGGGTTGCCTCCCGGGATGTGGGAAATGTTGGGGGGACCGCTGCCCCAGCCGAGGATGCACGAACCTCCGCAAGCCCCGAAAAGACCCGTCCCCGCGGCCGTGTCTCTGAGCAAAAGGCAGGAGAGCACGAGGCAGCCGGCCCCCAAGCAGCCCGTCAGCTTCAGAGTGGTGAAGCTGAAGAAGACTCAGCGCAAACCCGCCGTGCCGGAGTACGTGGAACCCCCCGAGAAAACCAACCTCAAGGACGTCATCAAAACGCTTAAACCGATTCCCAGGAGAAGGCCGCCGCCTCTCGTCGAAATAACCCCCAGAGATCAGCTACTAAACGACATTCGTCAGAGTAACGTCGCTTATCTTAAACCG GTGCCATTGCCAAAGCAGCTGGAGTGA
- the LMOD3 gene encoding leiomodin-3 isoform X1 — MSELNQNADEEVCPEDIDEDEILANLSPEELKELQCEMEVMAPDPEVPTGMIQRDQTEKPPTGSFDHRSLVDYLYWQKASRRMLEDERVPVTLLPSERSAAEETEGKASGSGQAAGGRVPGAEGKERHYKNEHLSNSGTQFGETKKDGSHKEREEEEEDEKEEAEEEEDEEGEEEDEGEDETELETKETYTNENRHSDQTSKKPGTESGESIEKPNENEKKISKLNIPKKLALDTSFMKLSARPSGNQTNLEESLEKVRKNNPDVKELNLNNIENIPKEMLIDFVNAMKKNKNVKTFSLANVGADDNVAFALANMLRENRSITTLNIDSNCISGKGIVAIVRCLQYNETLTELRFHNQRSMLGHQAEMEIARLLKANPTLLKMGYHFELPGPRMVVTNLLSRNLDKQRQKRQEEQRQQQMKEQRELIAMLENGLGLPPGMWEMLGGPLPQPRMHEPPQAPKRPVPAAVSLSKRQESTRQPAPKQPVSFRVVKLKKTQRKPAVPEYVEPPEKTNLKDVIKTLKPIPRRRPPPLVEITPRDQLLNDIRQSNVAYLKPVSASRWRGGEGIAFARRPGAVV; from the exons ATGTCTGAACTCAACCAAAACGCTGATGAAGAAGTGTGTCCTGAGGACATCGATGAAGATGAAATCCTGGCAAACCTGTCCCCCGAGGAGCTAAAGGAGCTGCAGTGTGAGATGGAAGTCATGGCCCCAGACCCCGAAGTCCCAACTGGGATGATACAGAGGGACCAGACGGAGAAACCTCCCACGGGGAGCTTCGACCACAGGTCCCTGGTTGACTACCTGTACTGGCAGAAGGCATCCAGACGCATGCTCGAGGACGAGAGAGTTCCCGTCACCCTCTTGCCCTCTGAG AGAAGCGCTGCGGAGGAGACGGAAGGAAAGGCCAGCGGCAGCGGCCAGGCAGCCGGCGGGAGGGTGCcaggagcagagggaaaagagagacatTACAAAAATGAGCACTTGTCCAACTCAGGAACGCAATTTGGGGAGACAAAGAAAGATGGAAGTCataaggagagagaggaggaggaggaggatgagaaagaagaagcagaggaggaagaggatgaagagggggaggaagaggatgaaggggAAGATGAGACTGAATTGGAAACAAAGGAGACTTACACCAACGAGAACCGTCACAGTGATCAGACAAGTAAGAAACCAGGTACGGAATCAGGAGAAAGCATAGAAAAGCCAAacgaaaatgaaaagaaaatatcaaaattaaACATCCCCAAAAAGTTAGCACTGGATACCAGCTTCATGAAGCTAAGTGCCAGGCCTTCAGGAAATCAAACCAATTTAGAAGAGAGTTTGGAGAAAGTCCGAAAAAACAACCCAGACGTGAAAGAGCTCAACCTGAACAACATAGAAAACATCCCCAAAGAAATGCTGATAGACTTTGTCAATGCCATGAAAAAGAATAAGAACGTAAAAACGTTCAGCTTGGCCAACGTGGGGGCCGACGACAACGTGGCGTTCGCCCTGGCCAACATGCTGCGGGAGAACAGGAGCATCACGACGTTGAACATCGATTCCAATTGCATCTCCGGGAAAGGGATCGTTGCCATCGTGAGGTGCCTGCAGTACAACGAGACGCTGACGGAGCTCCGCTTCCACAACCAGCGGAGCATGCTGGGCCACCAGGCAGAAATGGAGATCGCCAGGCTGCTGAAAGCCAACCCCACCCTCCTTAAAATGGGGTACCACTTCGAGCTGCCGGGGCCCAGGATGGTGGTGACCAACCTGCTCAGCAGAAACCTGGACAAGCAGAGGCAaaagaggcaggaggagcagaggcagcagcaaatGAAGGAGCAGAGGGAGTTGATAGCGATGCTGGAAAACGGACTTGGGTTGCCTCCCGGGATGTGGGAAATGTTGGGGGGACCGCTGCCCCAGCCGAGGATGCACGAACCTCCGCAAGCCCCGAAAAGACCCGTCCCCGCGGCCGTGTCTCTGAGCAAAAGGCAGGAGAGCACGAGGCAGCCGGCCCCCAAGCAGCCCGTCAGCTTCAGAGTGGTGAAGCTGAAGAAGACTCAGCGCAAACCCGCCGTGCCGGAGTACGTGGAACCCCCCGAGAAAACCAACCTCAAGGACGTCATCAAAACGCTTAAACCGATTCCCAGGAGAAGGCCGCCGCCTCTCGTCGAAATAACCCCCAGAGATCAGCTACTAAACGACATTCGTCAGAGTAACGTCGCTTATCTTAAACCGGTAAGTGCTTCGcggtggcggggaggggagggaatcgCGTTCGCCCGGCGTCCCGGTGCCGTCGTTTGA